In Jejubacter calystegiae, the following are encoded in one genomic region:
- a CDS encoding Flp family type IVb pilin, whose protein sequence is MSKWFSGMTANVKNFSENEQGVTAIEYALIAVAMATLLAAVLGDQTSGFLGALNDTFEAIKNAILSVTL, encoded by the coding sequence ATGTCAAAATGGTTTTCTGGTATGACTGCCAATGTTAAAAACTTTTCTGAAAATGAGCAGGGTGTTACTGCAATTGAATACGCCCTGATTGCTGTCGCTATGGCTACGCTGTTGGCTGCAGTACTTGGCGATCAGACTTCCGGTTTCCTGGGAGCGCTGAATGATACCTTTGAGGCTATCAAAAATGCGATTCTGAGCGTTACGCTTTAA
- the tadF gene encoding tight adherence pilus pseudopilin TadF, producing MNAQSLWTNQKGAVAVEFSFIAIILALIMVLASELVMKQTLVGKLDRISYSLAGILRERQQLYAEREEIAPTELAEMRALAAKMLADMHYPHSGQVTIGLEALHFAPVSDLVNKNKVISLNQTIRDPGCVSPAGDLITLKELSPLGSYGRWVPLYQVTVCLPQSSLFNIANFFRSTDQIVSYAVVMAR from the coding sequence ATGAACGCTCAAAGTTTATGGACTAATCAGAAGGGAGCAGTCGCCGTTGAATTTTCGTTTATCGCGATAATCCTGGCGCTGATTATGGTGTTGGCGTCCGAACTGGTGATGAAACAAACTCTGGTAGGCAAACTCGATCGCATCTCTTATTCGCTGGCGGGGATCCTCAGGGAGCGTCAGCAGCTTTATGCGGAACGCGAGGAGATAGCTCCGACGGAGTTAGCCGAGATGCGGGCGCTGGCTGCGAAGATGCTGGCGGATATGCATTACCCGCACAGCGGGCAGGTCACTATCGGGCTTGAGGCTTTACATTTCGCACCGGTAAGTGATTTGGTGAATAAGAATAAGGTCATTTCCCTGAATCAGACTATCCGCGATCCCGGCTGTGTTTCGCCCGCGGGAGATTTAATAACCCTGAAAGAACTTTCCCCGTTGGGAAGCTACGGTCGATGGGTGCCGCTATACCAGGTCACGGTCTGTCTGCCGCAGAGCTCATTATTCAATATCGCCAATTTTTTTCGTTCTACGGATCAGATCGTTTCTTATGCCGTTGTCATGGCGAGGTAG
- a CDS encoding TadE/TadG family type IV pilus assembly protein, with product MRCYNLKKTFSRDQTGVASIEFSLSIIAFVILLFFIAEIARMSYISAVLDLALSEASKSAKNASTFDSSYQTRFRQRFVSNGGHLWDFLTKNNEVELRVYFSDSVGDMIRNGGSSSANSRNMALARYQVHYRYQPMFFPFPGFWANSLLYREVIFVQEYERSKFMD from the coding sequence ATGAGGTGTTATAATTTAAAGAAGACGTTTTCCCGCGATCAAACTGGAGTAGCGAGCATTGAATTTTCTCTTTCAATTATCGCCTTTGTTATATTGCTATTTTTTATTGCGGAGATAGCTCGTATGTCTTATATCTCTGCGGTGCTGGATCTGGCGCTGTCCGAAGCCTCCAAATCAGCAAAGAACGCATCAACGTTTGATTCCAGCTATCAAACGCGATTTCGTCAGCGCTTTGTGAGTAACGGAGGACATTTATGGGACTTTTTGACAAAAAATAATGAAGTAGAGCTCAGGGTTTATTTTAGTGATTCTGTTGGCGATATGATAAGAAACGGAGGTAGCTCGTCAGCAAACTCCAGAAATATGGCATTAGCCAGATATCAGGTCCACTATCGTTATCAACCTATGTTTTTTCCGTTTCCTGGCTTTTGGGCAAATAGCTTGCTATATCGGGAGGTGATCTTTGTTCAGGAATATGAACGCTCAAAGTTTATGGACTAA
- a CDS encoding type II secretion system F family protein, with amino-acid sequence MYTAIVITGLAIFVITLLRYWRIHRVIDAAALTRVVERAEGKNNFIVELYTEWRNYAFGSVIWGINGFIISLTLLLLSLFINYYYLDFPWVFFILTVCVVLVVTQIRMGRAIRKKYFENKFPEVLTVISSAISAGNSIQQAMERCGTNIDGDMGNVFNNVSRRLNLGEEPERVFNDAVNIYRYREFYFFFIVMMVSLQRGGQLRTLISRLSRTININKNMDKRKKAMTSEARASAKIVAAIPVIFFLGMKFLSPDNFDFIVNDSTGRYILYYVLSSEVVGLLIINLLVRKAI; translated from the coding sequence ATGTATACAGCAATTGTGATAACAGGATTGGCTATCTTCGTGATAACCTTATTAAGGTACTGGAGGATTCATCGGGTTATCGATGCGGCAGCGCTGACACGTGTCGTAGAGAGGGCTGAAGGAAAAAACAATTTCATTGTTGAGTTATATACCGAGTGGCGTAACTATGCTTTTGGCTCAGTGATATGGGGAATCAACGGATTTATTATCTCGCTAACCTTGCTATTGCTCTCATTATTTATCAATTATTATTATCTGGACTTCCCTTGGGTCTTTTTTATTCTTACTGTTTGCGTGGTGTTGGTTGTCACGCAGATTCGTATGGGGCGGGCAATAAGGAAAAAATACTTTGAGAATAAGTTTCCGGAGGTACTGACTGTTATTAGCTCTGCCATCTCAGCAGGCAACAGTATTCAGCAGGCCATGGAACGGTGCGGTACGAATATTGATGGCGATATGGGAAATGTTTTTAACAATGTCAGTCGACGTTTAAATCTGGGGGAAGAGCCCGAAAGGGTATTTAATGATGCCGTTAACATATATCGTTATCGGGAGTTTTATTTTTTCTTTATTGTTATGATGGTGAGCCTACAGCGAGGTGGCCAGTTACGTACGTTAATTAGTCGTCTTTCCCGAACGATTAATATAAATAAAAATATGGACAAAAGGAAAAAAGCCATGACTTCAGAAGCCAGAGCGTCAGCAAAGATAGTTGCAGCTATTCCTGTTATCTTTTTTCTGGGGATGAAGTTTTTGAGCCCTGATAACTTCGACTTTATTGTTAATGACAGTACCGGAAGATACATTCTTTATTATGTTTTATCCAGTGAGGTTGTAGGGTTATTGATTATCAACCTTCTGGTAAGGAAAGCAATATGA
- a CDS encoding winged helix-turn-helix domain-containing protein produces MNGLKFNEGKTFLLDKNVMFLPSKRRLVSKDNRVVELTENNYRFLSLLLTGETDKQAIIDFVWQEQNGSVSESSYYGQLYLLRKALTACGLAESLIKTIPRKGVRYTGTVKEVVIDSNTTDEKEVSETLSGAVEAESGQEELHGKAEAGDRPASEQRASVEWYQSRSWNAFVSVLAVIAVCWITTLIFVFLFLLK; encoded by the coding sequence ATGAATGGATTAAAATTTAATGAAGGAAAAACTTTTCTTCTTGACAAAAATGTAATGTTTTTGCCCTCCAAAAGGCGACTGGTATCGAAAGATAATCGAGTAGTGGAACTGACAGAGAACAATTATCGATTTCTTTCTTTACTTCTTACCGGTGAGACAGATAAGCAAGCCATCATTGATTTTGTCTGGCAGGAGCAAAATGGGTCGGTGAGTGAAAGCAGCTATTACGGTCAATTATACTTGTTACGTAAAGCGCTTACGGCATGCGGGCTGGCAGAGTCATTGATTAAAACGATACCGCGTAAAGGGGTGAGATATACGGGGACTGTAAAGGAAGTGGTCATCGACAGTAATACGACAGATGAGAAGGAGGTTAGTGAAACGTTGTCCGGAGCAGTAGAGGCTGAATCCGGGCAAGAAGAGCTTCACGGAAAAGCTGAAGCTGGGGATCGGCCTGCTTCAGAACAACGTGCCAGTGTCGAATGGTACCAAAGCCGCAGCTGGAATGCCTTCGTCTCCGTATTAGCCGTTATTGCCGTATGTTGGATCACGACGCTGATTTTTGTGTTCCTCTTTTTACTGAAATGA
- a CDS encoding type II and III secretion system protein family protein has product MGNQQRKNNQIKIDNLYLTGSGDNMLRVFRNLLATFLLVVSSSVGAGEIWIQPGDSRVIQLQENIDTVFVSAPDVVEYEIIGDKSLVAYGKEFGRSELIAFNKNGEQVLKTLMIVDAILGEAHQRISEEFPDSKVSIKKMAGTYILSGTAESEEAKDRIYQIVGESIGAKKTVLERTLIKNGNGGGDKNDERLPWMDQVLYEGLINKLQLPITNQVNVKLSIVEVTREFTDNIGVDWNTVGEAASGMFRLVKFDANSITSLIHAISNDSVARVLAEPNLSVLSGETAEFLVGGEVPVVTTSNNGTSVDYKEYGIKLNIGAKVNNNKKIRVILGQEVSNLDNTYTTVAGSSIPALQTRRARTTVELADGESFLLGGLISKTEQEQLAKIPFVGDIPILGALFRNASTERNNKELVVIATVNLVKPVATREIVFPEFRTTPTWSRLFNLDGITNRRDKERAVNFIERGGFIK; this is encoded by the coding sequence ATGGGAAATCAGCAGCGAAAAAATAATCAGATAAAAATTGACAACCTTTACTTAACAGGATCGGGAGATAACATGCTCAGGGTGTTTAGAAATTTACTCGCTACCTTTCTTTTGGTAGTTAGCAGTTCAGTCGGCGCCGGAGAGATATGGATTCAGCCAGGCGATAGTCGGGTTATCCAGTTACAAGAAAATATTGATACAGTTTTTGTTTCCGCTCCCGACGTTGTGGAATATGAGATTATCGGTGATAAAAGCCTGGTCGCGTATGGTAAGGAATTTGGGCGTTCCGAACTGATTGCATTTAACAAGAATGGCGAGCAGGTATTAAAAACCCTCATGATCGTCGATGCGATTCTTGGCGAAGCGCATCAGAGAATCAGTGAGGAGTTTCCTGACAGTAAGGTGTCCATTAAAAAGATGGCCGGAACCTATATTCTTTCCGGCACTGCAGAATCCGAAGAGGCTAAAGATCGCATTTACCAGATCGTGGGTGAGAGCATTGGCGCGAAAAAAACGGTGCTGGAAAGAACGCTGATAAAAAACGGTAATGGCGGTGGGGATAAAAACGACGAACGTCTTCCCTGGATGGACCAGGTCCTCTATGAAGGTCTTATTAATAAGCTGCAATTGCCCATCACCAATCAGGTAAACGTTAAGTTATCCATCGTCGAAGTGACCCGTGAATTTACCGACAACATCGGCGTGGACTGGAACACGGTAGGGGAAGCGGCGTCAGGCATGTTTCGTCTGGTAAAATTTGATGCCAACTCAATAACCAGTCTGATACATGCAATCAGTAATGACAGCGTGGCGCGTGTGTTGGCCGAACCTAATCTGTCGGTCCTCTCGGGGGAAACGGCAGAGTTCCTTGTTGGGGGTGAAGTTCCGGTAGTGACAACCTCAAATAACGGCACCAGCGTGGACTATAAAGAATACGGTATCAAGCTGAATATCGGCGCAAAGGTCAATAACAATAAGAAAATACGCGTTATTCTTGGCCAGGAAGTCAGTAATTTGGATAACACGTACACAACCGTAGCTGGCTCCTCGATTCCCGCTCTGCAAACCCGACGCGCCCGGACAACGGTAGAGTTGGCCGATGGCGAAAGTTTTTTACTGGGTGGGCTTATCAGTAAAACAGAGCAGGAGCAACTGGCGAAAATTCCATTTGTCGGTGATATTCCCATATTAGGGGCGCTCTTTCGTAACGCGTCAACGGAGCGAAACAATAAAGAACTAGTCGTTATTGCCACGGTGAATTTGGTTAAGCCTGTTGCTACCCGGGAAATTGTCTTTCCCGAATTCCGTACAACCCCGACTTGGAGTCGCCTTTTTAATCTGGATGGCATTACCAATCGTCGCGACAAGGAACGCGCGGTAAATTTTATAGAACGCGGAGGATTTATTAAATGA
- a CDS encoding CpaF family protein, whose product MSLSKENQILLREGVLKNIEIAKIEQLIEDRYALVSEMNSVIEKVVEQEDIYLTGGDQRAMAEIMADEIVGFGPLRVLIEDDTVSDILVNGPDKIFVERYGKLEITPCRFIDNAQLTDVARRLVQRVGRRLDAGQPLVDARLLDGSRLNVAISPITLDGTAISIRKFSRHHLGFQELIDSGALSSAMADFLVIAARCRANIIISGGTGSGKTTLLNALSAYIDENERIITMEDAAELRLRQPHVLRMETRMAGIENTGKVSMRALLINSLRMRPDRIIVGECRGEEAFEMLQAMNTGHDGSMSTLHANSPRDAISRLENMVMMAGMGIPIESIRRNIISAINIIIQVSRLNDGSRKIMNISEVMGIEGEHVILQNIFTFESRDKRNSDGRIQGDFVNHGLLVRSSIMQNATLFNLTEELKQIFNMRV is encoded by the coding sequence ATGAGTCTATCGAAAGAAAATCAGATATTGCTACGCGAGGGTGTGTTAAAAAATATTGAAATTGCCAAAATAGAACAACTTATCGAAGATCGCTACGCTCTGGTTTCCGAGATGAATAGCGTTATTGAGAAGGTGGTGGAACAGGAAGATATCTATTTGACCGGCGGCGATCAGCGAGCCATGGCTGAGATTATGGCCGACGAGATTGTGGGATTTGGTCCGCTGCGAGTACTGATTGAAGATGACACCGTCTCCGATATTCTTGTTAATGGACCAGACAAAATCTTTGTAGAGCGTTATGGAAAACTGGAAATTACTCCATGCCGCTTCATTGATAATGCGCAGCTGACTGATGTCGCCAGACGGCTGGTCCAGCGCGTCGGGCGCCGTCTCGACGCCGGACAGCCGCTGGTCGATGCCCGATTGCTGGACGGTAGCCGCCTTAACGTTGCGATATCGCCGATTACGCTGGATGGTACGGCGATCTCCATACGTAAATTTTCTCGCCATCATTTGGGCTTCCAGGAGTTAATCGACTCTGGTGCGCTAAGTAGCGCTATGGCGGATTTTCTTGTTATCGCCGCCCGCTGTCGCGCTAACATTATTATTTCTGGCGGTACCGGATCGGGGAAAACGACGCTGCTGAATGCCTTGTCGGCCTATATTGATGAGAATGAACGTATTATTACTATGGAGGATGCGGCCGAACTGAGATTACGGCAACCTCACGTTTTACGAATGGAAACAAGAATGGCCGGTATCGAAAATACCGGAAAAGTGTCAATGCGCGCATTGCTTATTAACTCGTTAAGGATGAGGCCGGATCGGATCATTGTCGGTGAATGCCGGGGCGAAGAGGCTTTTGAGATGCTGCAGGCGATGAATACCGGGCACGATGGCTCCATGTCAACACTTCATGCCAACTCGCCGCGTGATGCGATTTCCCGCCTCGAAAATATGGTAATGATGGCGGGAATGGGTATTCCTATTGAATCAATACGGCGTAATATTATTTCGGCAATTAATATTATTATTCAGGTTTCGCGACTGAATGACGGCTCTCGTAAGATTATGAATATCAGCGAGGTGATGGGCATTGAAGGAGAGCATGTTATTTTGCAAAATATTTTTACATTTGAAAGTCGTGACAAACGGAACAGCGATGGCAGAATTCAGGGCGATTTCGTTAATCATGGATTACTGGTGCGCTCATCAATCATGCAAAATGCTACGCTCTTTAATTTAACTGAAGAGTTAAAGCAAATATTTAACATGAGAGTTTAA
- a CDS encoding A24 family peptidase, producing the protein MISSYQYGILFLVTLLCLVISWNDLYKRTIHNKYVLCIVLLAAIYGVLPGREINAVAAGLSLLAGFFLFYAHFIGAGDVKIFSALVLFVPQQQFFSFLFLTTLYGVAVVAIGFVGFRKQMEATGVPYGVAISLSFICCMFFSASGYIQ; encoded by the coding sequence GTGATTAGTTCTTATCAATATGGAATTTTATTCCTCGTGACCTTACTATGTCTGGTGATCAGTTGGAACGATCTGTATAAAAGAACGATACATAATAAGTATGTGCTATGTATTGTTTTGCTCGCCGCTATCTATGGGGTTTTACCTGGAAGAGAGATAAATGCTGTCGCCGCTGGCCTGTCGCTACTGGCTGGTTTTTTCCTGTTTTATGCGCATTTCATTGGTGCGGGAGATGTGAAGATTTTCTCTGCGCTGGTGCTGTTTGTTCCCCAGCAGCAGTTTTTTTCTTTTTTATTTCTGACGACGCTGTATGGCGTCGCGGTTGTGGCAATCGGTTTTGTTGGGTTCCGGAAACAAATGGAGGCAACAGGCGTGCCTTATGGCGTGGCAATTTCGTTGTCTTTTATTTGTTGTATGTTTTTTTCAGCTTCTGGGTATATTCAATGA
- the phoH gene encoding phosphate starvation-inducible protein PhoH codes for MGRQKAVIKARREARRLLRRDSRSHKQREEESVTSLVQMSGVESIGMARDSRDNSPIEARNAAQERYLKAIERKKLIFATGEAGCGKTFISAAKAAEALIHKDIERIIVTRPVLQADEDLGFLPGDIGEKFAPYFRPVYDILVRRLGASFMQYCLRPEIGKVEIAPFAYMRGRTFENAVVILDEAQNVTASQMKMFLTRLGENVTVIVNGDITQCDLPAGVFSGLEDALRRFSDDEMVSVIRFTKEDCVRSDLCQRALNAYA; via the coding sequence ATGGGAAGACAAAAAGCAGTGATCAAAGCTCGTCGCGAAGCCAGACGTTTGCTGAGGCGGGACTCACGCAGCCATAAACAGCGTGAAGAAGAGTCGGTCACCTCGCTTGTGCAGATGAGCGGCGTGGAATCTATTGGCATGGCCAGGGACAGCAGGGATAATTCGCCTATTGAGGCGCGTAATGCCGCGCAGGAGCGCTATCTGAAAGCTATCGAGCGCAAAAAGCTTATCTTTGCCACCGGCGAGGCCGGATGCGGCAAAACCTTTATCAGTGCGGCTAAAGCCGCGGAGGCCCTGATTCATAAAGATATCGAGAGAATCATCGTCACCCGACCGGTACTACAGGCTGACGAAGACCTGGGCTTTCTGCCTGGCGATATCGGAGAGAAGTTCGCGCCCTATTTCCGACCGGTTTATGACATCCTGGTACGGCGCCTGGGCGCTTCTTTTATGCAGTACTGCCTGCGTCCGGAAATCGGTAAGGTAGAGATCGCCCCCTTTGCCTATATGCGTGGCCGCACTTTTGAGAATGCGGTGGTGATTCTGGATGAGGCACAGAACGTAACTGCATCCCAGATGAAGATGTTCCTGACTCGCCTGGGAGAGAACGTCACGGTTATCGTCAATGGTGATATCACCCAGTGCGATCTGCCAGCCGGAGTGTTCTCCGGGCTGGAAGACGCGCTGCGGCGCTTTAGCGACGATGAGATGGTCAGCGTTATTCGCTTCACCAAAGAGGACTGCGTACGCTCTGATCTTTGCCAGCGCGCGCTCAACGCTTACGCTTAA
- a CDS encoding type II secretion system F family protein, translated as MTFLVMLVFGVVIFLYLVHRELTIYKKMSLVNSESQESGVVSRTTVDINAIIISNSRILLFLKEVDSDLRRKIKTTLVLSFPVFILSLLHVLPVSYRQCAMIMMVIMVATIVVPGAIVGPVIHQKLKRMTDILPYFIELTAVCVQTGMTVESSIKYVAIRFDKMDENLSAIMMSISRKAEVAGLEEALGELYHSTETPELKMFCATLQQSVHYGTSLYENLLELAHDIREYQLLHIEEKVGKLSAKMSIPLILFIMFPITILISAPGILRIMKHGIF; from the coding sequence ATGACATTTTTAGTCATGCTGGTTTTTGGCGTAGTTATCTTTCTGTACCTGGTCCACCGGGAGCTGACGATCTATAAAAAAATGAGCCTGGTTAATTCTGAATCACAAGAGTCTGGCGTCGTGTCCAGAACCACAGTAGATATTAATGCCATTATTATATCGAACAGCCGTATTCTACTTTTCCTGAAAGAGGTAGATAGCGATCTGAGACGTAAGATTAAAACGACGCTGGTCCTGTCTTTTCCTGTTTTCATTCTGTCGTTACTGCATGTTTTGCCAGTCAGTTACCGACAGTGCGCAATGATTATGATGGTGATTATGGTAGCGACGATCGTGGTTCCGGGAGCGATCGTTGGTCCTGTCATTCATCAGAAGTTAAAACGTATGACAGATATACTGCCGTATTTTATTGAGTTAACCGCCGTTTGCGTTCAGACGGGGATGACGGTTGAAAGCTCAATTAAATACGTTGCCATACGCTTTGATAAAATGGATGAAAATCTTTCTGCGATCATGATGTCAATTTCGAGGAAAGCGGAGGTCGCTGGACTGGAAGAGGCATTGGGCGAGCTTTACCATTCAACAGAGACCCCTGAGCTAAAAATGTTCTGTGCGACATTACAGCAAAGCGTTCATTACGGTACTTCGCTTTATGAAAATTTGTTGGAACTGGCTCATGATATTCGCGAGTATCAGTTACTTCATATAGAAGAAAAAGTCGGAAAGTTATCGGCAAAAATGAGCATTCCCTTGATTTTGTTTATTATGTTCCCCATTACGATTCTTATTTCGGCACCAGGGATATTAAGGATAATGAAACATGGTATTTTCTAA
- a CDS encoding tetratricopeptide repeat protein yields MVFSKKTLVIGSVLFVLTGCSSMSGFHASTENTQVQEDIYLKSRNYTGLINLYRSSLKKKDDPKIRYKLSKYYYQAGDYKSSLYYLQPLLKNPDQTIYTLQAQNMISLGDYPQAIRVTQQMLSRDNKYAEAYNLKGVALALSGKYSEANAAIQQARDMFIADDVAINNMAMIALLDQRYQDAVGLLLPQYLRGRKQERMIHNLVVGLVKVGDAGYAKQIVRAENLSDYPDELIDSLISLGPIKNEVL; encoded by the coding sequence ATGGTATTTTCTAAAAAAACTCTTGTAATTGGCAGCGTACTTTTTGTATTAACAGGATGCAGCTCGATGAGCGGTTTTCATGCCAGTACTGAGAATACTCAGGTACAAGAGGATATCTATCTTAAATCCAGGAACTATACGGGGCTGATTAATCTGTATCGTAGCTCTTTGAAGAAAAAAGATGATCCTAAAATCCGTTACAAGCTATCTAAGTATTATTATCAGGCGGGGGATTATAAATCATCACTCTATTACTTACAGCCACTTTTAAAGAATCCCGATCAGACTATTTATACGCTTCAGGCACAAAATATGATATCTCTTGGTGACTATCCCCAGGCGATAAGAGTGACTCAGCAAATGTTATCTCGCGATAATAAATATGCGGAGGCTTATAATTTAAAAGGAGTTGCTCTGGCACTGTCAGGAAAATATTCTGAAGCCAACGCTGCGATTCAGCAGGCCCGGGATATGTTTATCGCCGATGATGTGGCCATTAACAATATGGCAATGATCGCGTTGCTCGATCAGCGGTACCAGGATGCCGTAGGGTTACTACTGCCTCAATATCTGCGAGGGCGTAAACAGGAGCGCATGATTCATAACCTGGTGGTTGGTCTGGTGAAAGTAGGAGACGCAGGTTATGCAAAACAAATTGTTCGCGCCGAAAATTTGAGTGATTATCCGGATGAGCTTATTGATTCTCTAATTAGCCTGGGGCCGATTAAAAATGAGGTGTTATAA
- the putP gene encoding sodium/proline symporter PutP codes for MNISTPMLVTFLIYIFGMILIGFIAWRSTNNFDDYILGGRSLGSLVTALSAGASDMSGWLLMGLPGAIFIAGISESWIAIGLALGAWLNWKLVAGRLRVQTEANDNALTLPDYFTSRFADNSRLLRIISALVILVFFTIYCASGIVAGARLFESTFGMDYATALWAGAAATIIYTFVGGFLAVSWTDTIQAALMFFALILTPVVVLFTVGGFGDALEVIKQKSIENIDMFKGLNIVAIISLLGWGLGYFGQPHILARFMAADSHHTIVNARRIGMTWMILCLLGTVSVGFFGIAYFADNPQLAAAVNDNSERIFIELAQILFNPWIAGILMSAILAAVMSTLSCQLLVCSSAITEDLYKAFLRKGASQRELVWVGRLMVLLVALVAIAMAADPNNRVLGLVSYAWAGFGAAFGPVVILSLFWSRMTRNGALVGMVIGAVTVVVWKQFEWLDLYEIIPGFLFATLGIVVVSLMGKAPSRDVVERFNKAEQHFRDIPAAKLQQAE; via the coding sequence ATGAATATTAGTACACCGATGCTGGTGACTTTCCTGATTTATATCTTTGGCATGATATTGATTGGTTTTATCGCCTGGCGTTCTACAAATAACTTTGACGACTATATTCTGGGCGGCCGTAGCCTCGGCAGCCTGGTCACGGCGCTTTCCGCAGGCGCTTCTGATATGAGCGGTTGGCTACTGATGGGGCTGCCTGGGGCAATATTTATCGCCGGAATTTCGGAGAGCTGGATAGCGATTGGCCTTGCCCTTGGCGCATGGCTGAACTGGAAACTGGTGGCCGGACGGTTGCGTGTCCAGACTGAGGCCAATGATAACGCGCTGACGCTACCAGACTATTTCACCAGTCGCTTTGCCGATAACAGCCGCCTGCTGAGGATTATCTCGGCGCTGGTTATCCTTGTCTTCTTCACTATCTACTGCGCTTCCGGCATTGTGGCCGGCGCTCGCCTGTTTGAGAGCACCTTCGGCATGGATTACGCCACCGCGCTGTGGGCCGGAGCGGCGGCAACCATTATCTACACTTTTGTGGGCGGCTTCCTGGCGGTGAGCTGGACCGATACCATTCAGGCAGCGCTGATGTTCTTCGCGCTGATCCTGACGCCGGTGGTGGTGCTGTTCACCGTGGGCGGCTTTGGCGATGCGCTGGAGGTGATTAAACAGAAAAGCATCGAGAACATTGATATGTTCAAGGGGCTGAATATCGTTGCGATTATTTCGCTGCTGGGCTGGGGACTGGGCTATTTTGGACAGCCGCATATCCTGGCGCGCTTTATGGCGGCGGATTCGCACCACACCATTGTGAATGCGCGTCGTATTGGCATGACCTGGATGATTCTCTGCTTGTTGGGGACGGTGTCCGTAGGTTTCTTCGGCATTGCCTACTTTGCCGATAACCCGCAGCTGGCCGCGGCCGTCAATGACAACAGCGAACGCATCTTTATTGAACTGGCCCAGATACTGTTTAACCCCTGGATTGCCGGTATCCTGATGTCGGCGATTCTGGCGGCGGTAATGTCTACCCTGAGCTGTCAGTTACTGGTCTGCTCCAGCGCGATTACCGAAGATCTCTACAAGGCTTTCCTGCGTAAAGGGGCCAGCCAGCGTGAACTGGTATGGGTTGGACGTCTGATGGTACTGCTGGTGGCGCTGGTGGCTATCGCTATGGCGGCTGATCCCAATAACCGGGTACTGGGGCTGGTGAGTTACGCCTGGGCCGGATTCGGCGCCGCCTTTGGGCCGGTGGTGATTCTGTCGCTGTTCTGGTCGCGAATGACCCGTAACGGTGCGCTGGTCGGTATGGTAATTGGTGCCGTGACCGTAGTGGTCTGGAAACAGTTTGAATGGCTGGATCTGTACGAAATTATTCCGGGCTTCCTGTTCGCCACCCTGGGTATTGTCGTGGTCAGCCTGATGGGCAAAGCGCCATCCCGTGACGTGGTTGAGCGTTTTAATAAGGCAGAACAGCACTTCCGGGATATTCCTGCAGCTAAGTTACAGCAGGCCGAGTAA